One segment of uncultured Jannaschia sp. DNA contains the following:
- a CDS encoding hydantoinase B/oxoprolinase family protein, which translates to MTEIAHQVMWTRLISIVEEQAQALIRTAFSTSVREAGDLSAGVYDAGGRMLAQAVTGTPGHVNAMADAVPHFIDAIPEMIEGDVYLTNDPWKGTGHLHDITVVTPVFHHGTHVGFFACTAHVTDIGGRGFGADGNSVFEEGLYLPICHFARAGVVEETLVRILAANSREPEQLVGDVHALATCNEIGRRRLTDMLDEFDISDLSGVADFIIDRSRTATEAAISALPDGSARAEMRIDGFTAPVDLAVAVTIDDVTVGCDFHGTSGLDPKGINVPLVYTKAYACYALKVAIAPDIPNNTGSLAPFRTTAPEGSIVNAPPPAPVALRHVIGHMIPDAVFGALDQLLPGTVPAEGAGALCNFMMSVVPTGPNGRRAEILSFNSGGGGARPGLDGLNATAFPSGVMTMPVEAVEQAGPVIFWRKELRPDSGGAGRMRGGLGQVMEIEARPGHRFDLSAMFDRLQHPARGRAGGGDGAPTEILTQDGTALAGKGRQPLAEGTRVTLRFPGGGGYGPPAERDPEAVARDIRLGYVTSDTMAGDDDG; encoded by the coding sequence ATGACCGAGATCGCTCACCAGGTCATGTGGACACGCCTTATCTCCATCGTGGAGGAGCAGGCACAGGCCCTGATCCGCACCGCCTTCTCGACCTCCGTCCGCGAGGCGGGGGACCTGTCGGCGGGCGTCTACGACGCGGGCGGCCGGATGCTGGCGCAGGCGGTCACGGGCACGCCCGGCCACGTCAACGCGATGGCCGATGCGGTGCCGCATTTCATCGACGCGATCCCCGAGATGATCGAAGGCGACGTCTACCTGACCAACGATCCCTGGAAGGGCACTGGGCATCTCCACGACATCACCGTCGTCACACCCGTCTTTCACCACGGCACCCATGTCGGCTTCTTCGCCTGCACCGCCCACGTCACCGATATCGGCGGACGGGGCTTCGGGGCTGACGGCAACTCCGTCTTCGAGGAGGGGCTCTATCTTCCGATCTGCCACTTCGCCCGCGCCGGGGTGGTCGAGGAGACGCTGGTCCGCATCCTCGCCGCCAATTCGCGCGAACCCGAGCAGCTCGTGGGCGATGTCCACGCGCTGGCTACCTGCAACGAGATCGGACGCCGTCGCCTGACCGACATGCTGGACGAGTTCGACATATCGGATCTGTCGGGGGTGGCGGATTTCATCATCGACCGCTCCCGTACCGCGACCGAGGCCGCCATCTCAGCGTTGCCGGACGGATCGGCCCGCGCCGAGATGCGGATCGACGGGTTCACCGCGCCGGTCGACCTCGCGGTCGCCGTCACGATCGACGACGTCACGGTCGGCTGCGATTTCCACGGCACCAGCGGGCTCGACCCCAAGGGCATCAACGTGCCGCTGGTCTATACCAAGGCCTATGCCTGCTACGCGCTCAAGGTCGCGATCGCGCCGGACATTCCCAACAACACGGGCTCGCTGGCACCCTTCCGCACCACCGCACCCGAGGGCAGCATCGTCAACGCGCCGCCGCCCGCGCCGGTGGCCTTGCGGCACGTCATCGGTCACATGATCCCCGACGCGGTGTTCGGCGCCTTGGACCAGCTCCTGCCGGGCACCGTCCCAGCCGAAGGCGCGGGAGCGCTCTGCAACTTCATGATGTCCGTCGTGCCCACCGGCCCGAACGGGCGGCGGGCCGAGATCCTGTCATTCAACTCGGGCGGCGGCGGCGCGCGGCCGGGGCTCGATGGTCTGAACGCGACGGCCTTTCCATCCGGCGTCATGACCATGCCCGTCGAGGCGGTCGAGCAGGCCGGTCCCGTGATCTTCTGGCGCAAGGAGTTGCGGCCCGATTCCGGAGGTGCGGGCCGGATGCGCGGCGGGCTGGGACAGGTCATGGAGATCGAGGCGCGGCCCGGCCACCGCTTCGACCTCTCGGCGATGTTCGACCGGCTGCAGCATCCGGCGCGGGGGCGTGCGGGCGGCGGGGACGGCGCACCGACCGAGATCCTGACGCAGGACGGCACGGCGCTGGCCGGCAAGGGACGCCAGCCCTTGGCCGAAGGCACGCGCGTGACGCTCCGCTTTCCCGGCGGCGGCGGCTATGGCCCGCCCGCCGAGCGCGACCCCGAGGCCGTCGCGCGCGACATCCGGCTGGGCTACGTCACCTCCGACACGATGGCCGGCGACGACGACGGCTAG
- a CDS encoding Lrp/AsnC ligand binding domain-containing protein, with amino-acid sequence MSQIDRTDRRIIAALQRDGRMAVTALSEAVGLSANAVAERMRRLQRDGVITGYRAILSPRALGLGLTAFCEIKLDRTSADIFEEFAAAVRDVEAVEECHMVAGGFDYLLKTRHADMDAYRAFLSDALLALPGVRETRTYPVMESVVERGGAVVA; translated from the coding sequence ATGTCGCAGATCGACCGAACCGATCGCCGGATCATCGCGGCTTTGCAGCGGGATGGTCGGATGGCGGTCACCGCGCTCTCGGAGGCGGTCGGCCTTTCGGCCAATGCGGTGGCCGAGCGGATGCGCCGGTTGCAGCGGGACGGCGTGATTACCGGCTACCGCGCGATCCTGTCGCCGCGCGCGCTGGGCCTTGGGCTGACAGCTTTCTGCGAGATCAAGCTGGACCGGACGAGCGCCGACATCTTCGAGGAATTCGCCGCCGCCGTGCGGGACGTCGAGGCAGTCGAGGAATGCCACATGGTCGCGGGCGGGTTCGACTATCTTCTCAAGACGCGCCACGCGGATATGGACGCGTATCGAGCGTTCCTGTCGGATGCGCTCCTGGCGTTGCCTGGCGTGCGCGAGACGCGGACCTACCCGGTGATGGAAAGCGTGGTCGAGCGGGGCGGGGCGGTGGTCGCCTAG
- a CDS encoding L-glutamate gamma-semialdehyde dehydrogenase has protein sequence MSLAYAPADETLLPGLLPFADVPPATRKMAEGLIAKVRGAQTRIGGLEDFLRDYDLSTREGLALMAMAEALLRVPDSETQDRLIADKIGAGDWDGHGASEAWLVSAATWGMGLSNRLLRPGDTVPGVLTQMTRRIGGPAVRQGVRQAMRFMGHQFVLGETIEDAIDRAAKREAKGGLYSYDMLGEGARTWADARRYAKSYADAIDVIGRRAGNHALPNRPGISVKLSALHPHYTPRNRDAVLAELVPVLVDLAAKAKSFDLNFTVDAEEQDRLELSLDVIEAAFADDRLRDWQGFGLAIQAYGKRALPVIERIGALAKRHDQTMMVRLVKGAYWDTEVKHAQVEGHDDYPVFTRKALTDLNYLACAQAMLDLRPHLYPQFATHNALSIAHVIRMAGEARGYEFQRLHGMGEALHDATASISGVPCRIYAPVGGHRDLLAYLVRRLLENGASTSFVAQAADKAVPVAEVLAQPSDLKTQPRHPNIPRPAAIFAPRANSIGIEWGDRAALDVLMAEMHAAPSVPAPKAITADAAFARATAAFPAWRDTPAADRSAALRRAADALEANRAGLMATLSREAGKTLDDGIAEIREAVDFLRYYADEAEALYQPRILPGPTGERNAWSVRGRSVFLTIAPWNFPLAIFLGQTAAALAAGNAVVAKPAPQTPRIAAQAVRLLHEAGIPEDVLILAPGGTDLGRDLVADPRVAGVAFTGSTATAKAINRALAEKDGPIVPLIAETGGINAMIADATALPEQVADDVVMSAFRSAGQRCSACRILYLQSDVADRMLEMIEGAAATLRAGDPMDPATDIGPVIDADALARLEAHVAGHAPRWQGDVPDGLYMQPTIIELGMGETLDREVFGPVLHVKRYAAGKLDAVLDEIDATGYGLTFGLHSRIDATIARVTARIGAGNVYVNRNQIGAIVGSQPFGGRGMSGTGPKAGGPLYLQRFVEERVVSTDTTAAGGNASLMAMEEQ, from the coding sequence ATGTCCCTTGCCTACGCCCCCGCCGACGAGACGCTGCTGCCCGGCCTTCTGCCCTTCGCGGATGTCCCGCCCGCAACCCGCAAGATGGCCGAGGGTCTGATCGCCAAGGTCCGCGGCGCGCAGACGCGGATCGGGGGCCTCGAGGACTTCCTGCGCGACTACGATCTCTCGACCCGCGAGGGTCTTGCGTTGATGGCGATGGCCGAGGCCCTACTCCGCGTGCCCGACAGCGAAACGCAGGACCGCCTGATCGCCGACAAGATCGGGGCGGGCGACTGGGACGGTCACGGCGCGTCCGAGGCGTGGCTCGTCTCGGCGGCGACCTGGGGCATGGGCCTGTCGAACCGGCTCCTGCGGCCCGGCGATACCGTGCCCGGCGTGCTGACCCAGATGACCCGGCGGATCGGTGGCCCGGCCGTCCGGCAGGGCGTCCGGCAGGCAATGCGCTTCATGGGCCACCAGTTCGTGCTGGGCGAGACCATCGAGGACGCCATCGACCGCGCCGCCAAGCGCGAGGCGAAGGGCGGGCTCTATTCGTACGACATGCTGGGCGAAGGCGCGCGGACCTGGGCCGACGCCCGCCGCTACGCCAAGTCCTATGCCGACGCGATCGACGTGATCGGGCGGCGCGCGGGCAACCACGCGTTGCCGAACCGTCCCGGCATCTCGGTCAAGCTCTCGGCCCTGCATCCGCATTACACGCCCCGTAACCGCGACGCCGTGCTGGCCGAACTCGTCCCCGTGCTGGTCGACCTCGCCGCAAAGGCGAAGTCCTTCGACCTCAACTTCACCGTCGATGCCGAGGAGCAGGACCGGCTGGAGCTGTCGCTCGATGTCATCGAAGCGGCCTTCGCCGACGACCGGCTGCGCGACTGGCAAGGCTTCGGCCTCGCCATTCAGGCCTACGGCAAGCGCGCGCTGCCGGTGATCGAACGGATCGGGGCGCTTGCGAAACGCCATGACCAGACGATGATGGTCCGGCTGGTCAAGGGCGCCTACTGGGACACCGAGGTCAAGCACGCCCAGGTCGAGGGGCATGACGACTACCCGGTTTTCACCCGCAAGGCGCTGACCGACCTCAACTACCTCGCCTGCGCACAGGCGATGCTGGATCTGCGCCCTCATCTTTACCCGCAATTCGCGACGCACAACGCGCTCAGCATCGCGCATGTCATCCGCATGGCGGGCGAGGCGCGCGGCTACGAGTTCCAGCGCCTGCACGGCATGGGCGAGGCGCTGCACGACGCGACCGCCTCCATCAGCGGTGTCCCGTGCCGGATCTACGCGCCCGTGGGCGGGCATCGCGACCTGCTCGCCTATCTCGTCCGCCGTCTCCTGGAGAACGGGGCCTCGACCTCCTTCGTGGCGCAGGCCGCCGACAAGGCGGTGCCAGTGGCCGAAGTGCTGGCGCAGCCGAGCGACCTGAAGACCCAGCCGCGTCATCCGAACATCCCGCGCCCCGCGGCGATCTTCGCACCGCGCGCCAACTCGATCGGGATCGAATGGGGCGACCGGGCGGCGCTCGACGTGCTGATGGCCGAGATGCACGCCGCACCCTCGGTGCCCGCGCCGAAGGCAATCACCGCCGACGCCGCCTTCGCCCGCGCCACCGCCGCCTTCCCCGCTTGGCGCGACACGCCCGCGGCCGACCGCAGCGCCGCACTCCGCCGCGCCGCCGACGCGCTCGAAGCGAACCGTGCGGGCCTGATGGCGACGCTGTCGCGCGAGGCGGGCAAGACGCTCGACGATGGCATCGCCGAGATCCGAGAGGCGGTCGACTTCCTGCGCTACTACGCCGACGAGGCCGAGGCGCTTTACCAACCCCGCATCCTGCCCGGCCCCACGGGCGAACGGAACGCGTGGTCCGTGCGCGGCCGCAGCGTGTTCCTGACGATCGCGCCCTGGAACTTCCCGCTGGCGATCTTCCTCGGTCAGACGGCCGCCGCGCTGGCCGCGGGCAATGCGGTCGTCGCCAAGCCCGCGCCCCAGACGCCCCGGATCGCGGCACAGGCCGTGCGCCTCCTCCACGAGGCCGGCATCCCCGAGGACGTGCTGATCCTCGCCCCCGGCGGCACCGATCTGGGCCGCGACCTCGTGGCCGACCCGCGCGTGGCCGGCGTGGCCTTCACCGGCTCGACTGCGACGGCCAAGGCGATCAACCGCGCGCTGGCCGAAAAGGACGGACCCATCGTCCCGCTGATCGCCGAGACGGGCGGCATCAACGCCATGATCGCCGACGCCACGGCGCTGCCCGAACAGGTGGCCGACGATGTGGTCATGTCGGCCTTCCGCTCGGCCGGGCAACGCTGCTCGGCCTGCCGGATTCTCTACCTGCAATCCGACGTGGCCGACCGGATGCTCGAGATGATCGAGGGGGCCGCCGCGACGCTGCGCGCGGGCGACCCGATGGACCCCGCGACCGATATCGGGCCGGTCATCGACGCCGACGCGCTGGCCCGCCTCGAGGCGCATGTCGCGGGCCACGCGCCGCGCTGGCAGGGCGACGTGCCGGACGGCCTCTACATGCAGCCGACAATCATCGAGCTGGGCATGGGCGAGACCCTCGACCGCGAGGTCTTCGGTCCTGTCCTGCACGTCAAGCGCTACGCGGCGGGCAAGCTCGACGCCGTGTTGGACGAGATCGACGCGACGGGCTACGGCCTGACCTTTGGGCTGCATTCGCGGATTGACGCGACCATCGCCCGGGTCACCGCCCGGATCGGCGCGGGCAATGTCTACGTCAACCGCAACCAGATCGGGGCCATCGTCGGCAGCCAGCCCTTCGGCGGACGCGGTATGTCGGGGACGGGACCGAAGGCGGGCGGGCCGCTCTACCTGCAGCGCTTCGTCGAGGAGCGGGTGGTGTCCACCGACACGACCGCCGCCGGCGGCAACGCATCGCTGATGGCGATGGAGGAGCAGTGA
- a CDS encoding ABC transporter ATP-binding protein produces the protein MTLLSVRDLTAGYGGAQALSGVTLEVGAGEVVALMGRNGMGKTTTIRAICRMMPSGGTMVFDGTDLATLPSHRAARLGIGLVPEGRRCFAPLTVAENLAAAARPGPWDVAAIRGLFPRLGDRMGQVAGTLSGGEQQMLAIGRALATNPRLLILDEATEGLAPLVRTEIRAAIRRLKSETGLAILIVDKSLVELREVADRAVVLERGRDVWTGGLDALDAATADRLLGV, from the coding sequence ATGACCCTTCTGTCCGTCCGCGACCTGACCGCCGGCTATGGCGGGGCGCAAGCGCTTTCGGGCGTGACGCTCGAGGTGGGCGCGGGCGAGGTCGTGGCGCTGATGGGCCGCAACGGGATGGGCAAGACGACGACGATCCGGGCGATCTGTCGGATGATGCCCTCCGGTGGAACGATGGTGTTCGACGGCACCGACCTCGCGACCTTGCCATCGCACCGCGCGGCCCGGCTGGGCATCGGCCTCGTGCCCGAGGGACGGCGTTGCTTCGCGCCGCTGACCGTGGCCGAGAACCTCGCCGCGGCGGCCCGGCCCGGCCCGTGGGATGTCGCAGCGATCCGCGGTCTGTTTCCACGGCTGGGCGACCGGATGGGACAGGTCGCGGGCACGCTTTCGGGGGGCGAGCAGCAGATGCTGGCGATCGGGCGCGCGCTGGCGACGAACCCGCGCCTCCTGATCCTCGACGAAGCGACCGAGGGGCTGGCCCCGCTCGTGCGCACCGAGATTCGGGCGGCGATCCGGCGGCTGAAATCCGAGACGGGCCTCGCCATCCTGATCGTCGACAAGTCGCTGGTCGAACTCCGCGAGGTGGCCGACCGCGCCGTCGTGCTCGAACGCGGGCGCGACGTCTGGACGGGCGGGCTGGACGCGCTGGACGCGGCGACGGCTGATCGGTTGCTGGGGGTGTGA
- a CDS encoding ABC transporter ATP-binding protein: MAEPVLEARGLTKRFGALVASRDVSLDLRPGEIHAVIGPNGAGKSTLIAQLCGQIAPDAGTVRLDGADVTAWSIEARARAGIARTFQVSALAGEDSVRDNVLLAAMRGTRPALWRAVRGDAVLRDRAEAALARAGLDRPDARVSDISHGQRRQLEVAMALAQGPRAFVMDEPMAGLGGEGTRRLTGLLDGLRAEAPILLVEHDMDAVFALADRVSVMVEGAVIATGTVAEVRADRAVRDAYLGADA; the protein is encoded by the coding sequence ATGGCTGAGCCGGTGCTCGAGGCCCGCGGCCTGACCAAGCGGTTCGGTGCGCTGGTGGCCAGCCGGGATGTGTCGCTCGACCTGCGCCCCGGTGAGATCCACGCCGTGATCGGCCCGAACGGCGCGGGCAAGTCCACCCTCATCGCGCAGCTCTGCGGCCAGATCGCGCCGGATGCCGGGACGGTGCGTCTGGACGGCGCGGACGTGACCGCGTGGTCGATCGAGGCGCGCGCCCGCGCCGGGATCGCGCGGACGTTCCAGGTCTCGGCACTCGCGGGCGAGGACAGTGTGCGCGATAACGTCCTCCTCGCCGCGATGCGCGGCACAAGGCCGGCGCTCTGGCGGGCAGTGCGCGGAGACGCGGTCCTCCGTGACAGGGCCGAGGCGGCCTTGGCACGCGCGGGTCTCGACCGCCCCGACGCCCGCGTGTCGGACATCTCGCATGGCCAGCGGCGGCAACTCGAGGTCGCGATGGCGCTCGCCCAAGGCCCGCGCGCCTTCGTCATGGACGAACCGATGGCGGGTCTCGGCGGCGAGGGGACGCGGCGGCTGACAGGGCTTCTGGACGGGCTCCGGGCCGAGGCGCCGATCCTGCTGGTGGAGCACGACATGGATGCGGTCTTCGCGCTGGCCGACCGGGTGTCCGTCATGGTCGAGGGCGCCGTGATCGCCACCGGGACCGTCGCGGAGGTGCGCGCCGACCGGGCCGTGCGCGATGCCTATCTCGGGGCCGACGCATGA
- a CDS encoding branched-chain amino acid ABC transporter permease, translating into MIPERVLNAVLLGGLAAIAGIAWVTGEIFTVTLATRVAILALAAVGLNLALGLGGLVSLGHAVFFGIGGYAMGILASHAQSYDPILTWPVLFEGSTSMPVIWLVAMSVSALAAWLIGLVTLRTSGVYFIMITLAFGQMFYYFAISWPAYGGEDGLSIYVRNGFPGLNTLDPIQFFGLCLAVLLLALWVVARLTASGFGLALGAARQSEARVRAAGLDPMRLRLTAFVISGAITGLAGALFADLNRFVSPTMFAWQMSGELIVLVILGGVARLCGPVAGAALFVALEHWLGGVSDYWQVFLGLLLLAVVLFARGGIIGGLTGRSHG; encoded by the coding sequence ATGATACCGGAGCGGGTGCTGAACGCGGTCCTCCTCGGCGGGCTGGCGGCGATCGCCGGGATCGCCTGGGTCACGGGCGAGATCTTCACCGTGACGCTGGCCACGCGGGTCGCGATCCTGGCGCTCGCGGCGGTTGGGCTGAACCTCGCGCTGGGCCTCGGCGGGCTGGTCAGCCTCGGGCACGCGGTGTTCTTCGGGATCGGCGGCTACGCGATGGGGATCCTTGCCAGCCACGCCCAGAGTTACGATCCGATCCTGACCTGGCCCGTGCTCTTCGAGGGCAGCACTTCGATGCCCGTCATCTGGCTGGTGGCCATGTCGGTCTCGGCCCTCGCCGCCTGGCTGATCGGCCTCGTCACGCTCCGGACCTCGGGCGTGTATTTCATCATGATCACCTTGGCCTTCGGGCAGATGTTCTACTATTTCGCGATCTCCTGGCCGGCATATGGAGGCGAGGACGGCCTCTCGATCTATGTCCGGAACGGGTTCCCGGGGCTGAACACGCTCGACCCGATCCAGTTCTTCGGCCTCTGCCTCGCGGTGCTCCTCCTTGCGCTTTGGGTCGTCGCGCGGCTGACCGCATCGGGCTTCGGCCTCGCGCTGGGCGCCGCGCGGCAATCCGAGGCGCGGGTGCGCGCGGCCGGGCTCGACCCGATGCGCCTCAGGCTGACGGCCTTCGTGATCTCCGGGGCGATCACCGGCCTCGCGGGCGCGCTCTTCGCCGATCTCAACCGCTTTGTGTCGCCGACGATGTTCGCGTGGCAGATGTCGGGCGAGCTGATCGTGCTGGTCATTCTCGGCGGCGTCGCACGGCTCTGCGGGCCGGTGGCGGGGGCCGCGCTCTTCGTGGCGCTGGAGCACTGGCTGGGCGGCGTCTCCGACTACTGGCAGGTCTTCCTCGGCCTGCTCCTGCTGGCCGTTGTCCTTTTCGCCCGGGGCGGCATCATCGGCGGCCTGACCGGGCGGTCCCATGGCTGA
- a CDS encoding branched-chain amino acid ABC transporter permease, giving the protein MSAILLVEQVLNGLQLGVMLFLMAAGLTLVFGVMGLINLAHGSLYMVGAFAAALVAGATGSFLLGLAAALAAAAAAGAIVELVVIRRLYDRDHLDQVLATFALILISSEGTRWAFGSFPLYLDTPAWLSGPIRLPGGIDYPRYRLFLIAVGLGVAGALFWLIRRTRLGIRIRAGEADREMIAALGVDIGKLYTLVFALGAALAGLAGALVGAIQSVQVGMGEPVLILAFVVIVIGGIGSIEGALVGALLVGLTDTLGGVLLPAAFRLVMDGSAAASAGSAVASMAVYALMAAVLFWRPRGLFG; this is encoded by the coding sequence ATGAGCGCGATCCTTCTGGTCGAGCAGGTCCTCAACGGCCTGCAACTGGGCGTCATGCTGTTCCTGATGGCGGCGGGCCTGACGCTGGTCTTCGGGGTGATGGGCCTCATCAATCTCGCGCATGGGTCGCTCTACATGGTGGGGGCCTTCGCGGCCGCATTGGTCGCGGGTGCCACGGGGTCGTTCCTGCTGGGGCTGGCGGCGGCGCTCGCGGCGGCCGCGGCGGCGGGGGCGATCGTGGAGCTCGTGGTCATCCGCAGGCTCTACGACCGCGATCATCTCGACCAGGTGCTGGCGACCTTCGCGCTGATCCTGATCTCCTCGGAGGGCACGCGCTGGGCCTTCGGGTCCTTCCCGCTCTATCTCGATACGCCCGCATGGCTGTCGGGACCGATCCGCCTGCCGGGCGGGATCGACTACCCGCGCTACCGCCTCTTCCTGATTGCCGTGGGCCTCGGGGTGGCGGGCGCGCTCTTCTGGCTGATCCGGCGAACACGGCTGGGCATACGCATCCGCGCGGGTGAGGCCGACCGCGAGATGATCGCCGCCCTCGGCGTCGATATCGGCAAGCTCTACACGCTGGTCTTCGCGCTGGGCGCGGCGCTCGCGGGCTTGGCGGGGGCGCTGGTGGGCGCGATCCAGTCGGTGCAGGTCGGCATGGGCGAGCCGGTGCTGATCCTCGCCTTCGTGGTGATCGTTATCGGAGGCATCGGCTCGATCGAGGGGGCGTTGGTCGGCGCGCTCCTGGTGGGGCTGACCGACACGCTGGGAGGCGTGCTCCTCCCCGCCGCGTTCCGCCTCGTGATGGATGGATCGGCGGCGGCCTCGGCGGGGTCGGCCGTCGCGTCGATGGCGGTCTACGCGCTGATGGCGGCGGTGCTCTTCTGGCGACCACGGGGTCTTTTCGGATGA
- a CDS encoding LysE family transporter encodes MDILTSLPMILGVALIASASPGPATLAIAATSMGQGARAGLRLAAGVLTGSLIWSVAAAAGLAALMLRHGWTVEAIRIAGAGYLFWLAFRSARAAWRGGPPPVAATARGSFRKGLLLHLTNPKAIFFFGALYAVILTPGQSPVGLGIVVAAVGAQSAAVFLGYALLFSRAGPMAAYRRAHRGIAALSALAFAGFGLRLLTARLS; translated from the coding sequence GTGGATATCTTGACGAGCCTGCCGATGATCCTCGGCGTTGCACTGATCGCGTCGGCCTCACCCGGTCCCGCGACCTTGGCCATCGCGGCCACCTCGATGGGACAGGGCGCGCGCGCAGGGCTGCGGCTGGCGGCGGGCGTCCTCACGGGTTCGCTGATCTGGTCGGTCGCGGCGGCCGCGGGCCTCGCCGCGCTGATGCTGCGCCACGGCTGGACGGTCGAGGCGATCCGCATCGCCGGGGCGGGCTATCTCTTCTGGCTGGCCTTCAGATCCGCGCGTGCCGCATGGCGCGGCGGGCCGCCACCGGTCGCGGCGACCGCGCGGGGGTCGTTCCGCAAGGGCCTGTTGCTGCATCTTACGAACCCCAAGGCAATCTTCTTCTTCGGTGCGCTCTACGCGGTGATCCTGACGCCCGGGCAATCGCCCGTAGGATTGGGCATCGTCGTCGCCGCCGTCGGCGCCCAGAGCGCGGCGGTCTTTCTCGGCTACGCGCTGCTTTTCTCGCGCGCAGGGCCGATGGCAGCCTACCGGCGGGCCCATCGCGGCATCGCGGCCCTTTCGGCGCTCGCGTTCGCGGGCTTCGGCCTCCGGCTTCTGACCGCCCGCCTGTCATGA
- a CDS encoding ABC transporter substrate-binding protein, which yields MKTILTAALAALIASGAIAEGHNTVKVGMITTLSGGGAGLGIDVRDGFMLAVKDRKEIEVVIEDDQRKPDIAVQLSDKMIQSEEVDVLTGIIWSNLAMAVVPGAVAQGKFYLSPNAGPSALAGRGCHENYFNVAWQNDNLHEAAGAHANSAGYANTFILAPNYPAGQDALTGFKRFYEGELAGELFTELGQADYASELAQIRASGADSVFFFLPGGMGISFLKQYADSGIDLPVVGPAFSFDQGILQAVGDAALGVANTSQWSKDLDNAANVAFVEAFQAEYGRLPSLYASQGYDTGKLLISAMDVASIDDPDAFRAALEMADFDSTRGDFAFNSNHHPIQDIYVREVVREGDVLTNRIIGVALEDHGDVYATECQF from the coding sequence ATGAAGACGATACTGACCGCGGCACTCGCGGCACTGATCGCGAGCGGCGCGATCGCAGAAGGGCACAACACGGTGAAGGTCGGCATGATTACCACGCTGTCGGGCGGCGGCGCGGGTCTCGGGATCGACGTCCGCGACGGGTTCATGCTGGCCGTCAAGGACCGCAAGGAAATCGAGGTCGTGATCGAGGACGACCAGCGCAAGCCGGACATCGCGGTGCAACTCTCGGACAAGATGATCCAGTCCGAGGAGGTCGACGTGCTGACCGGGATCATCTGGTCGAACCTTGCGATGGCGGTGGTGCCGGGCGCGGTGGCGCAGGGCAAGTTCTACCTGTCGCCCAATGCCGGGCCGTCGGCGCTCGCCGGGCGGGGCTGCCACGAGAACTACTTCAACGTCGCGTGGCAGAACGACAACCTGCACGAAGCGGCGGGCGCGCATGCGAATTCCGCGGGCTACGCCAACACATTCATCCTCGCGCCCAACTATCCCGCGGGACAGGACGCGCTGACCGGGTTCAAGCGCTTCTACGAGGGCGAGCTTGCGGGCGAGCTCTTCACCGAGCTGGGACAGGCGGATTACGCGTCCGAACTGGCGCAGATCCGGGCGTCGGGCGCGGATTCGGTGTTCTTCTTCCTGCCGGGCGGCATGGGGATCAGCTTTCTCAAGCAATATGCCGATAGCGGCATCGACCTGCCGGTCGTCGGCCCCGCGTTCAGCTTCGACCAAGGCATCCTGCAGGCGGTAGGCGACGCGGCACTGGGCGTGGCGAACACCTCGCAATGGTCCAAGGATCTCGACAATGCCGCGAACGTCGCCTTCGTCGAGGCGTTCCAGGCCGAGTACGGACGCCTGCCGTCGCTCTATGCCAGCCAGGGCTATGACACGGGCAAGCTCCTGATCTCGGCGATGGATGTGGCTAGCATCGACGATCCCGACGCGTTCCGCGCGGCGCTTGAGATGGCCGATTTCGACAGCACGCGCGGCGATTTCGCCTTTAACTCGAACCACCATCCGATCCAGGACATCTATGTCCGCGAGGTGGTGCGCGAGGGCGACGTGCTGACCAACCGCATCATCGGCGTGGCCCTCGAGGATCACGGCGACGTCTACGCGACCGAGTGCCAGTTCTGA
- a CDS encoding Lrp/AsnC ligand binding domain-containing protein, whose protein sequence is MNCVFVQIRCRPGATYAVADAIVLKEIHSELYSTSGEFDLLMKLYIPEGEDTGRFINDNLLDIDGIERTFTTITFNTF, encoded by the coding sequence ATGAATTGCGTCTTCGTCCAGATCCGGTGCCGACCGGGCGCCACCTATGCCGTGGCCGACGCGATCGTTCTCAAGGAGATTCACTCGGAGCTCTACTCCACCAGCGGCGAGTTCGACCTGTTGATGAAGCTCTACATCCCTGAGGGAGAGGATACGGGGCGGTTCATCAACGACAACCTGCTGGATATCGACGGAATCGAGCGGACCTTCACGACGATCACATTCAACACGTTCTGA